A genome region from Halomarina pelagica includes the following:
- a CDS encoding orc1/cdc6 family replication initiation protein yields MLLEFDEQNRLIRDRSLLDPTHVVEEDRIVGRDEQLQEVTKMLRVALGDNRPPNLFLYGPSGTGKSLITKAVCNNINRICESRDIRFGTIEVNCQDLDTLGVAVYELASRAADKAGVEVEVPKYGVATKEKWDELYRIINENFDSAVFVLDELDMLVGRRDKKEPAFSRLLYQLSRAGANDELTAHISVVAISNDTKMMESVGSRALSSFTPEDVHFDDYDANQLQAILRRRKDAFFDDVIDEDVIPLAAAFAAQTHGDARKAIDLIRVAGELAEREGDDRICEEHVREAQDKVEKNRVLEVVRGISTQKKLCLYATAAVAAETADGSARSTTGYRVYQFLTDSLDTDQYHQETYVNKMKELTTYSLVEFERRSHGPSSGMFLEFRFAEYPETILETLREDSRLDMVGHEEVKNVVRAQLRNQR; encoded by the coding sequence ATGTTACTAGAGTTCGACGAGCAAAACCGTCTCATTCGCGATCGCTCACTTCTCGATCCGACTCATGTCGTCGAAGAAGATCGGATCGTTGGTCGTGACGAACAGCTCCAAGAGGTCACGAAGATGCTGCGTGTCGCACTCGGCGACAATCGTCCACCGAATCTGTTTCTCTACGGTCCCTCTGGAACTGGAAAGTCGCTAATCACCAAAGCCGTCTGCAACAACATCAACCGAATTTGTGAATCCCGGGACATTCGATTCGGCACTATCGAGGTAAATTGCCAAGATCTAGACACACTTGGAGTTGCCGTTTACGAACTCGCGAGTCGCGCGGCGGATAAAGCCGGTGTCGAGGTTGAAGTTCCTAAATACGGTGTCGCGACGAAGGAGAAATGGGACGAACTCTATCGTATTATCAATGAAAACTTCGACTCAGCGGTGTTCGTCCTTGATGAGCTCGATATGCTCGTCGGTCGGCGTGATAAAAAAGAACCGGCGTTTTCTCGACTGCTTTACCAGCTTTCGCGTGCTGGAGCGAACGACGAACTCACTGCCCATATCTCCGTCGTCGCGATCTCGAACGATACGAAAATGATGGAGTCTGTCGGGAGTCGAGCATTGAGCTCGTTTACTCCTGAGGACGTCCATTTCGACGATTATGACGCTAACCAGCTCCAAGCGATTCTCCGACGTCGTAAGGATGCGTTCTTTGACGATGTCATCGATGAAGATGTGATACCGCTGGCTGCCGCCTTCGCAGCACAAACGCACGGGGATGCTCGCAAAGCGATCGATCTCATTCGAGTTGCCGGCGAACTCGCCGAACGCGAAGGTGATGACCGTATTTGCGAAGAACACGTCCGCGAGGCACAGGACAAGGTCGAGAAGAACCGGGTTCTTGAAGTCGTCCGGGGAATCAGCACACAAAAGAAGCTCTGTCTCTATGCGACTGCCGCTGTTGCTGCCGAAACGGCTGACGGATCTGCGCGCAGTACGACCGGCTACCGAGTGTACCAGTTCCTTACCGATTCTCTCGATACAGACCAATACCACCAGGAGACCTACGTCAATAAGATGAAGGAGTTGACGACGTATTCGCTCGTCGAATTCGAACGTCGTAGCCACGGTCCCAGCTCAGGAATGTTCCTGGAATTCCGCTTCGCCGAATATCCCGAAACAATCCTCGAGACCCTCCGGGAGGACTCTCGTCTCGATATGGTAGGTCACGAGGAAGTCAAAAATGTTGTCAGGGCACAGCTACGTAACCAGAGATAG